AGAACTTCTCGTGTTTTGGGATTGCAACAATATAGCTTTATCTATCAGTTGATTCGATCATATCTTGTAAAATATTCGTGCGGTTTTGAAATTTTGTGGATTCTTTTTTTTTTTTTTTGGTGAATGTGATCAGAAACAGGAGAGGAAGTCGATATCTGGGAGTTTTAAGGCAGAGAATCTGATACCAGGGGTTGTGATAGGTTTCATCATTGGTATGTTGTTGGATTTGTCACAGCAAGTTAAGTTACCTGTGAAAAAGAGCAGACTTTTGTCAAGTAAGACCCAGAACCAGAGTTCCCTACCAAGCAATGGCAGTGAGAAAGAGCTTAAAATGGTTTGTATATTATTTTTTTATCCTTCAAATATTTATATACATAATCCGCCATCATAAGACATACATATGGGTTTCATGAAAAGGACATGCATAAATCAATTGAAAGGATTATCACATTAGAATATAGGATACTAACATGTGTGTAACTGATTTGAGCTTCTTGTGCTCACAGGTTTTAGTAGTTAGGCAAGACTTAAAGATGAGAACTGGCAAAATTGCGTCACAGTGTGCACGTAAGTGTCCTTTGAGATGTGTTTGAAGTTTGAAAACTGATGTCTTTGGTGTTAGTCCCAAACGTGAAGTGACTTTCTTTCTAATATTTTCAGATGCTGCTACCGGCATGTATGCAGAGTTAATGAAAAGGTGATCTCTCGTCTGTAGTGAGTGGTTCGCTTGGTCAATAATTTATCATTCTAAATCTTATGTCTTTATTCATGATTCTTTCAGCGACCGATACCGTCTGAGGCAATGGGAGGAATGTGGGCAACCAAAGATAGCCGTCACTTGCAAAAACCAGCAAGAAATGTAAGCTTTGACAAAATGACACATCAACCACACATTGTAACTTTACTTCTTATGTCAATGAGTTGTTGTGTTTCAATAAATATTTTTCTCTCTGATATCAGGAATAAGATCGCAGAAGCGGCTGAGAGCGTTGGCCTCCCCACTTTTGTTGTGGCTGATGCGGGAAGAACAGAGGTAACTACTAACTATAAGATTCTTAATTTTAATACTTTCTCCTACTTTGATTACATCTTGATAAGCCGTATCTCCTAGGCAATATGAAATTTGACATGCTTCTACTAGTCAAGCAGACAGAACACAGAAACAACCTTCCTACTTATCAAAACGTGAGGATAAACTAAACTCTTGCTTTCACAGGTTGCAGCTGGATCAAGAACGGTTCTTGCAGTTGGACCCGGTAGGGACAATAGTTTCTTTTTAAGAAAACTTATGTTTCTATTCTAGCTGAAGCAGAACAAATACAGGTGTTGAATGAAAAACGTTGCTTCTCAACATGTTTGTTACCTTTTTTCTGTGCAGGACCAAAACAGTTGGTTGATTCCATAACTGGTAAGCTGGCGTTACTCTGATGCGGAAGCTTTCTCCTGGATAATGATGCTTCAGGCAAGTTAGCTGTTGTTCTGTAGTGATTAAACTTAAGGTACATGTGAGGTATCTTGTTGGTTAATTTTAGATATAGATTTGTAAATCATTCGATTGAGTTATTATATTATCAAGTTCTTTTACCGTGGCAATCAAATGATATGGTTTTTACATCATCAAGTTCTATATTATCAATTTCTTTTTTACTCTCATGAAAACACTGCTAAGATCATTATTAAAACTAGTTCGTTTTCCCTGCTACGCCCGGATAATTTATCTTTAAATTTTACAAACACTTTATCGTCTAACAAATATATTAAGGAGGATGACATGCACTGATTTTGGTTATTTAAATGTTGCATGTTAATTGATTTTGACTTTTTCTAAATTGTAATAAGATTGTGTTTTCTAGTTTTCCAAAATACCAAAACTGAGTTTAGAATACATAGACAGTTTGGAAGACGTTAAAATGTTGCTTTAAGTTAGGTTTTCTTAAAAATCATGCTCTGAATTGTATTTGTGTTATTTTGCTCAAACTCATGCATTAAACTTGACTCTTATCCTGCTTCATAAGTCTTTGATGGTTTTTAATTATTATGGTGACAAAGTAAAACTGTATTATCAATGGTAAAGCGAATATCATCGTCCTTGTACATAAAAAGTTTTAATCATATGTATTATATTTTTTCATCTTTATATATTCAATGAATAATATTTTTCATCACGATAAATTTATATTTCCAATTATTTATGTTTTAAAACAGCTCTTTGAACATAGACGATGATTGGTTCCCATAGTGAAAACTTTACAGTCGTTGACATATAATATAATTTTATATACGATGGAACATATGTTAGAGATGTAAGAGTTATGTTTTGCTTGTATATGTTTTAAAGCAGATCAACTATGAACTTTTTTGTAGCTTCTGGATTCTGATTAATAATTCTTTGCATCATGCGTATTTTTAAAACTACATATGCTTTGGCTTACATGATTAATTAACCTTTTTTGTTTGAGTAAATTGGGGATATTGTTACCAGAAAGGTAGGTGATGTGAACTTATATGTTAAATACAAATGACATGAAAATGTATACATATTAATTTAGAAAGGTTAGATGGATTTGAAAAAGTATTTTTTTTATTGACAACCATTTTTCCTATGAAATGTGGAATTGGTTCTTATATTTACTTAAAGTTGCATAATAATTTTCGTCTGATTTATGAAATTGGAAATTAAATTTTGTATAAATACCAATTTTAAAAGTAATGTGATTCATAAAATTTTATTCAGTCAGCCAAATTTATATCAAAACAAAATATATTTCCACAAACATAATGATACATATCTTATATCACTTTTTAAAAACCATATTATGGTGTCAGTAAATAATAGAAAGAACATTGTTTGTAAATCATTTTTGGAACATGTATTTCACTTGTTTTTGGTTTGCTTATTCATTAGATAAACAACTAACAACTCGGTCAGAGTCGAGATAACAGAGAACTGTAACCACACCATCTTGAATGTGAAGAGAGTTACGCTACTGATGGAGATTGAAACATTCCCATCTTCCTTGCATATGAAAACAACCGGTCCGTCTTCAGCTATCGTACACTCGTTGTAGACTCTAGACTCTACGTAGAAACAACTGTCATGTAGCCAATAAGCCACTGAATTACGAAAAAGATCACTGCACAAGTCTGAGCAACAAAGGCTTTAGCTCTGGGTGCTCCTAGAGAGATAAGAGTGTGTTTACCTGATGATCCACAACTGTAGAAACCTTAAGCTATTTTTATCTACACGATCTTCCTAATACCATGTCGGAGCTTTTTATTCCATTTTTCAATCCCAATTTTAGGCACCACAATCTCTAGTTTGACCACCTTTATTCCCTTAGCCATCACCAGCTTAGCCTCTGCCTTAAGTAACCACCTCTCACAACACTTCCATGTTGGTTTTGGCTGCCACTAAGTATGATATAGTTAGATGATTAAAACCGCTACCATGTTGATACGAAAGTGAGCTCAGTCAATAACACTTACATTGGTAGGCTTCTCATATAAGAAGCTGCGTCACTTCTAGTCTTCTCACATAAGGAGCTTGCAGTGCATAGATGCGATAGTGACAAATTTGTTAGCCCACGGAACCAAATCACAGCTTCCATCACTTCTTTGACCACCACCATTCCTTCCCCATATCTCATCCTCGACAGGGAGATGCAGAAACGCTGCTGCTGA
This sequence is a window from Brassica oleracea var. oleracea cultivar TO1000 chromosome C1, BOL, whole genome shotgun sequence. Protein-coding genes within it:
- the LOC106344828 gene encoding peptidyl-tRNA hydrolase 2, mitochondrial, producing the protein MWPSSGNSSQPQAKKQERKSISGSFKAENLIPGVVIGFIIGMLLDLSQQVKLPVKKSRLLSSKTQNQSSLPSNGSEKELKMVLVVRQDLKMRTGKIASQCAHAATGMYAELMKSDRYRLRQWEECGQPKIAVTCKNQQEMNKIAEAAESVGLPTFVVADAGRTEVAAGSRTVLAVGPGPKQLVDSITGKLALL